In Fragaria vesca subsp. vesca unplaced genomic scaffold, FraVesHawaii_1.0 scf0513018, whole genome shotgun sequence, one genomic interval encodes:
- the LOC101311722 gene encoding metal tolerance protein C1-like, whose amino-acid sequence MDMAKEAEEEIYFFLSVCVVCTSRGASSWLKDVYNYLSTVNCVQGCHRLRGRRAGSSLYLDVHIEVDPFCSVSAAHDIGEKVRHQIHKSHPGVSEVFIHIDPALPVISPDVAEPKEFAGLAHQSSPTTEDKDIDAAVSSIISAKFAEKMAVERVTHHLLQGKKFLQIQVSMPPDILIRDAMDMAKEAEEEISKVATNIIHVSIQLRLGSPIPQLNHD is encoded by the exons ATGGACATGGCAaaggaagcagaagaagagatttactttttt CTTTCTGTGTGTGTCGTGTGTACAAGTAGAGGGGCTAGCAGTTGGCTTAAAGATGTTTATAACTATCTTTCAACTGTCAACTGTGTACAGGGATGCCATCGCTTAAGAGGAAGGAGGGCTGGGTCATCACTTTATCTTGATGTACATATTGAG GTTGATCCTTTCTGTAGTGTTAGCGCAGCACATGACATTGGAGAAAAGGTTCGTCATCAAATTCATAAATCTCATCCTGGAGTCTCCGAGGTTTTTATACACATAG ATCCTGCACTTCCAGTAATTTCCCCCGATGTAGCTGAGCCAAAAGAATTTGCTGGACTTGCACACCAGAGTTCTCCTACAACAGAGGATAAAGACATTGATGCAGCTGTTTCCAGTATCATCTCAGCTAAATTTGCCGAG AAAATGGCCGTAGAGCGGGTAACACACCACTTGTTGCAAGGAAAGAAGTTTCTCCAAATCCAGGTTTCCATGCCCCCAGACATCTTGATTCG GGATGCAATGGACATGGCAaaggaagcagaagaagagattTCGAAAGTAGCAACAAATATTATTCATGTGAGCATTCAGCTACGTCTAGGAAGTCCAATCCCACAACTCAACCATGACTAA
- the LOC101312017 gene encoding metal tolerance protein C1-like encodes MVWRQENLYQVELCDQRAHAQTILPEFHKGEVFVPLYQLRPKEFAGLAHQSSPTTEDKDIDAAVSSIISAKFAEKMAVERVTHHLLQGKKFLQIQVSMPPDILIR; translated from the exons ATGGTTTGGAGACAAGAAAATCTATATCAGGTGGAGCTATGTGATCAGAGAGCTCATGCACAAACAATACTTCCAGAATTTCACAAAGGGGAGGTTTTTGTACCCTTGTATCAG CTGAGACCAAAAGAATTTGCTGGACTTGCACACCAGAGTTCTCCTACAACAGAGGATAAAGACATTGATGCAGCTGTTTCCAGTATCATCTCAGCTAAATTTGCCGAG AAAATGGCCGTAGAGCGGGTAACACACCACTTGTTGCAAGGAAAGAAGTTTCTCCAAATCCAGGTTTCCATGCCCCCAGACATCTTGATTCGGTAA
- the LOC101312308 gene encoding uncharacterized protein LOC101312308, with product MAFMRLKDKTWTYKDDTWTAVEEVVNVEDKFYAVNNYSQLLSFEITRFSGTEATVAATGMARNYVFRSYLVDSDDGLLMVQRVYEWDVDKCVTKKFKIFQLNCSKNGWIEKNTLGEYALFIGDNSTISVLASKFKNCEPNCIYFNQDDNRIKSEIGSHGPHDFSVYNFKSEEISKPYTINAMTLLEMTKRSPIWITPPPN from the coding sequence ATGGCTTTTATGAGATTGAAAGACAAAACATGGACTTATAAAGATGATACATGGACTGCCGTTGAAGAAGTTGTTAATGTTGAAGATAAGTTTTATGCAGTGAACAATTACAGCCAACTTTTATCTTTTGAAATTACAAGGTTTTCAGGCACAGAGGCGACCGTGGCTGCAACAGGTATGGCAAGAAACTACGTCTTTAGGAGCTATCTGGTGGACTCAGATGATGGATTATTAATGGTTCAAAGGGTCTATGAGTGGGACGTTGACAAATGTGtgacaaaaaaattcaagatttTCCAACTGAATTGCAGTAAGAATGGGTGGATTGAGAAAAACACTTTGGGTGAATATGCTCTTTTTATTGGAGATAACTCTACGATATCAGTTTTGGCttcaaagtttaaaaattGTGAGCCAAATTGCATATACTTCAATCAAGATGACAATCGCATAAAGAGTGAAATTGGATCTCACGGACCTCATGATTTCAGTGTGTATAACTTCAAAAGTGAAGAGATTTCGAAGCCTTACACAATAAATGCAATGACTTTACTGGAGATGACCAAGCGATCTCCGATCTGGATTACACCGCCTCCTAATTAA